A stretch of the Candidatus Jettenia sp. AMX2 genome encodes the following:
- a CDS encoding tetratricopeptide repeat protein: MKIWCSILLFMALLFMKTGYSQGQDANEFLEASMKAFQKVIEKKPDHVDAHYNLGVVYSEKGMVNEAIERYKKAIEIDPNFVKAYNNLGVVYYEAGLLDEAIESLKKATEILPQYIDAHYNLGIVYYAKRRYKLALEAFKRTVDLDPKFDKGYYNVGVTYVSMGNIDESIVAFEKAISINPEYSEAFYNLGIAYAKKEQYDDAIKFLKKAQEIDPDDYKSYFALGVIYQAQRGRETVKR, encoded by the coding sequence ATGAAAATTTGGTGCAGCATATTACTTTTTATGGCATTACTTTTCATGAAGACAGGGTATAGCCAGGGTCAGGATGCTAATGAGTTTCTGGAAGCTTCAATGAAAGCCTTTCAGAAGGTTATAGAAAAAAAACCGGATCACGTTGATGCGCATTATAATCTTGGGGTTGTGTATAGTGAAAAAGGAATGGTCAACGAGGCGATTGAGAGATATAAAAAGGCGATAGAAATAGATCCCAATTTTGTGAAAGCTTATAACAATCTTGGAGTTGTTTATTATGAGGCAGGCCTGTTAGACGAAGCTATTGAATCACTGAAAAAAGCTACAGAAATACTGCCACAATATATTGATGCACACTACAACCTGGGAATTGTATATTATGCAAAGAGGAGATACAAATTAGCGTTGGAGGCATTTAAAAGAACTGTAGACCTTGACCCGAAATTTGATAAGGGATATTATAATGTTGGCGTTACCTATGTCTCAATGGGTAATATAGATGAATCTATAGTTGCATTTGAAAAGGCCATAAGTATTAATCCTGAATATTCGGAAGCATTCTATAATCTCGGTATTGCGTATGCGAAAAAAGAACAGTATGATGATGCTATTAAATTCCTGAAAAAAGCACAGGAGATCGATCCTGATGATTATAAATCCTATTTTGCTTTAGGCGTGATATACCAGGCTCAAAGGGGGCGGGAAACCGTTAAAAGATAA
- a CDS encoding dodecin family protein produces MAGSVYKIIELVGTSTESWEKAAMNAVETASKTIQDLRVAEIAELDMHIEDGKVQAYRAKVKLSFKCHADKD; encoded by the coding sequence ATGGCAGGTAGTGTCTATAAGATAATTGAACTGGTCGGAACAAGTACTGAATCGTGGGAAAAAGCTGCCATGAATGCGGTTGAAACAGCATCGAAAACCATTCAGGATCTTCGTGTTGCTGAAATCGCCGAACTCGATATGCACATTGAGGATGGTAAAGTACAAGCCTACAGGGCAAAGGTAAAGCTATCATTTAAGTGCCATGCTGATAAGGACTAG
- a CDS encoding SHOCT domain-containing protein, translating into MWYGPFNWLLFFLVIGVALYLFVKYKLVITTKEVRKQLSSGSSAIGGESPLGILEKRFARGEITEQEFERMKKKLEET; encoded by the coding sequence ATGTGGTATGGGCCATTTAATTGGCTGCTTTTTTTTCTTGTTATCGGTGTGGCTCTTTACTTGTTTGTTAAATACAAACTTGTTATTACAACCAAGGAGGTAAGAAAGCAACTTAGTAGCGGTTCTTCTGCAATAGGAGGAGAATCTCCTTTGGGTATTTTGGAAAAACGCTTTGCACGGGGAGAGATTACCGAACAGGAATTTGAAAGAATGAAAAAAAAATTGGAAGAAACATAA
- a CDS encoding SHOCT domain-containing protein, with protein sequence MAGWLIDILIIGFVVYFFIEYRASKGEQCQQIINVRESALDILKKRYAKGEITDHEFIKLKERIEK encoded by the coding sequence ATGGCGGGCTGGTTAATTGATATACTTATAATCGGTTTTGTCGTCTATTTTTTTATTGAATACAGGGCCAGCAAAGGAGAGCAATGTCAGCAAATAATTAATGTCAGGGAATCAGCTTTAGACATCCTGAAAAAGCGTTATGCCAAAGGTGAAATTACTGATCACGAATTTATAAAACTGAAAGAAAGGATAGAAAAGTAA
- a CDS encoding SHOCT domain-containing protein — MWVMKMMVMLYAPLNWLLFFLIAGIALYVFIKYKVAKATRTARKEIGKGNFRRESAVEILEKRFARGEITEQEFIRLKGKIRK; from the coding sequence ATGTGGGTAATGAAAATGATGGTTATGCTGTATGCTCCTCTCAATTGGTTGCTTTTTTTTCTCATAGCTGGTATAGCTCTCTATGTATTTATTAAATATAAAGTTGCTAAGGCTACGAGAACTGCCAGAAAGGAGATCGGTAAAGGTAATTTCAGACGGGAGTCGGCTGTGGAGATTCTGGAGAAGCGTTTTGCACGGGGAGAGATTACCGAACAGGAATTTATACGGCTTAAGGGAAAAATAAGAAAATAA
- a CDS encoding A/G-specific adenine glycosylase — protein sequence MSDTIKQEQILTNAAVKKFRGIVYRYFKKYGRDLPWRATQNPYYILVSEIMLQQTQVQKVLEKYKWFIYTFPDIFSLARATLQEVLNEWQGLGYNRRAIALKQIARRVVDEFHGTIPSSAETLRTFPGIGNATASAIAAFAFQKPEVFIETNIRRVFIHCFFQDKDDIKDIEILPFVARTLDTANPRAWYYALMDYGVLLKSDHENPNRRSAHYQKQAPFQGSNRQIRGMILKVITQESYLSEHEIIQRLQVCPEKLRNNLSRLEREGFLKKKKRKFTIA from the coding sequence ATGTCTGATACGATAAAGCAAGAACAAATTCTTACAAATGCAGCAGTAAAGAAATTCCGGGGAATCGTATACCGTTACTTTAAGAAATATGGCCGTGATCTCCCCTGGAGGGCAACACAGAATCCTTATTACATCCTCGTATCAGAGATTATGCTCCAGCAGACACAGGTACAAAAGGTCTTAGAAAAATATAAATGGTTTATTTACACTTTTCCGGATATTTTTTCCCTTGCCCGTGCAACACTCCAAGAGGTATTGAACGAATGGCAGGGGTTAGGTTATAACCGCCGTGCAATAGCTTTAAAGCAAATTGCACGAAGGGTTGTTGATGAGTTTCATGGAACTATTCCCTCTTCTGCAGAAACATTAAGAACTTTTCCCGGCATTGGGAATGCAACCGCTTCGGCAATTGCTGCTTTTGCATTTCAAAAACCGGAAGTCTTTATTGAAACGAATATCCGGAGGGTATTCATTCATTGTTTTTTTCAGGATAAGGATGACATTAAAGATATCGAGATACTTCCTTTTGTTGCGCGTACCTTGGATACTGCCAATCCCCGTGCATGGTATTATGCGCTTATGGATTATGGGGTACTATTGAAAAGTGATCATGAGAACCCAAACAGGAGAAGCGCTCACTATCAGAAACAAGCACCTTTTCAGGGTTCAAACAGACAGATTCGGGGTATGATCCTTAAAGTGATTACTCAGGAATCGTACCTTTCCGAGCATGAAATTATACAGAGGCTTCAGGTTTGTCCGGAAAAACTTAGGAATAATCTGTCCCGGTTAGAGAGAGAAGGTTTTCTTAAGAAAAAGAAGAGAAAATTTACCATAGCATAG
- a CDS encoding exodeoxyribonuclease V subunit gamma, which produces MLSVKTGLYHPFLEDSLVATIQALKKEDPFVPLIVVTPTNVMLNYLQKRFVHDQGASYINISFVNFFALASEICRHAGIEIGRVISQPVFYECMIEGLLKDPLLRGSLGKNVRSQRALSRVMLELANANVCPGDFNQAVKEKCIDGADIQKLYGIAHLYGMLRRKLMDLRISGYSDVYRLATPFLPDSGFLKNFRSILIYGFYDLTGVEMDFFREIFRFHPTILFLPYQKNRMAFSYVKPFFESFIMGLAHDVEELSSDDALSFPCGVEMDDNSGRIKIPQKGDRYNGNCFVINTCGKRDEIWSVAKEILNLAEEGYKMEEIGIVARMPWQYKEDLKRIFYENCIPLVTELQEPIERYPLVKVVRQILLLQRENYYRSMVIELLKSPYFKMPAPETGEFVPRPDLWDIVSRRLGIRGGIGCWLSRLEQAARVPNEEKNEFTGTVDDEAEGRQVYIPPDQIVFLRHVLQRISNDIASLPEKASWSMMSQKIFGFLKNHIGIPSEGINHDDEERDRMIMHKIGELLEILRTLDCLHEEVTREQFIDTFLDACRQEGIPMGLRNARGVTFMDAVPVQGISFRVLFVLGLNEKVFPRPVFEEPFLRDHVRRKLAEVLGNYIPERLKGFEEERLLFYLIVNSARERLYLLYERSDETGKPKIPSHYLIDCIQGRKGLPVVRKDNPEKSECILSVPRGIKSKLCNQEIFLLTPKEIGIRIALEGVNPIPFLQSLNVNPDTFIRSQLALNRIESYYTYLTAYDGIVDNVPQWWNEQKILGFSPTALEMFGVCPFKFFAEKILRLEPMNEPGKDMATTPADLGVLCHNILRDFYQTLLAKGYFYKETDVVNPIALLHQITRKYFSDRESRVPVPYPVIWELEKEAILASLTNFIIGDLKQLEQSGYVPTFLEKNVKISPVKTLSDNMQKILFKGKIDRIDIKKSENGMVFRVVDYKTGKHSKENMIRSVIRGQKLQLPFYIIMAEYLLSKKLEGNLSGFLTELEKAYFTYVVQTDDKNGEGGIPEKIIAGSDWEEYGEQCLDAVKVFLEYIRKGIFPVSPFDDDQKCEWCEFAALCRRGNQPLRFRLENDKRLTKYREINSRTIKTKDKKREGASDT; this is translated from the coding sequence ATGCTGTCTGTTAAAACAGGACTCTACCACCCGTTCCTTGAAGATTCGTTGGTTGCTACCATACAGGCATTAAAAAAGGAAGACCCATTCGTGCCTCTTATTGTGGTAACTCCCACCAATGTCATGTTGAACTACCTCCAGAAGCGTTTTGTCCATGATCAGGGCGCATCTTATATAAATATTTCCTTTGTAAATTTCTTTGCCCTTGCAAGTGAGATATGCAGGCATGCGGGGATTGAGATTGGAAGGGTTATATCACAACCTGTCTTTTACGAATGCATGATAGAGGGATTATTAAAGGATCCTTTGTTGCGCGGGTCATTAGGTAAGAATGTGAGGTCACAACGTGCGCTTTCCCGTGTTATGCTGGAGCTTGCAAATGCAAATGTTTGCCCGGGTGATTTTAATCAGGCGGTAAAAGAGAAATGTATTGACGGCGCTGATATTCAGAAACTTTACGGGATTGCACATCTCTACGGCATGCTGAGGCGGAAATTGATGGACTTAAGGATATCCGGCTATTCAGATGTTTACCGTTTGGCTACTCCTTTTCTGCCTGATTCCGGATTCCTTAAAAATTTCCGTTCTATTCTGATTTATGGATTTTATGACCTTACGGGCGTAGAAATGGATTTTTTCAGGGAAATATTCAGGTTTCATCCTACGATTTTATTTTTGCCCTATCAAAAGAATCGCATGGCATTTTCTTATGTGAAACCTTTTTTTGAGTCTTTTATCATGGGACTGGCGCATGATGTAGAGGAATTATCCTCAGATGATGCTTTATCATTTCCGTGCGGGGTTGAGATGGATGATAATTCAGGCAGGATAAAAATTCCTCAGAAAGGTGATAGATATAACGGGAACTGCTTTGTGATAAATACCTGTGGAAAAAGAGACGAAATCTGGTCTGTTGCCAAGGAAATTCTCAATTTGGCAGAGGAAGGATATAAAATGGAAGAGATTGGCATCGTTGCAAGGATGCCCTGGCAATATAAAGAAGACCTGAAGAGAATATTTTACGAGAATTGTATCCCCCTGGTGACGGAGTTACAGGAACCCATCGAAAGGTATCCCTTGGTAAAAGTTGTCCGGCAAATACTTCTTCTGCAGCGGGAAAATTATTATCGTTCCATGGTGATAGAGCTGTTAAAATCTCCCTATTTTAAAATGCCTGCTCCGGAAACCGGGGAGTTTGTTCCCCGTCCTGATCTCTGGGACATAGTAAGCAGAAGATTGGGTATCCGGGGTGGCATCGGGTGCTGGCTATCAAGACTTGAGCAGGCAGCACGTGTGCCGAATGAAGAAAAAAATGAATTTACAGGAACTGTTGATGACGAAGCAGAAGGCAGACAGGTTTACATTCCTCCTGATCAAATAGTGTTTCTCAGGCATGTCCTGCAGAGGATATCAAATGATATAGCATCCCTTCCGGAAAAGGCATCATGGAGTATGATGAGTCAGAAGATATTCGGTTTCCTGAAAAACCATATTGGTATTCCGTCAGAGGGCATAAATCATGATGATGAAGAGAGGGACCGGATGATTATGCATAAGATAGGAGAACTGCTGGAAATATTAAGGACGCTGGATTGTTTGCATGAGGAGGTTACCAGGGAACAGTTCATCGACACCTTTCTGGATGCATGCCGGCAGGAGGGTATTCCGATGGGATTGAGGAATGCCAGGGGAGTAACCTTTATGGATGCTGTGCCGGTGCAGGGTATTTCTTTCCGTGTGTTGTTTGTGTTGGGTCTTAATGAAAAGGTATTTCCCCGCCCCGTTTTTGAAGAACCGTTCCTCAGGGATCATGTACGGAGAAAACTTGCAGAGGTGCTCGGGAACTATATCCCGGAAAGGCTGAAAGGTTTTGAGGAAGAACGTTTACTTTTTTATCTTATCGTGAACTCGGCAAGAGAACGGCTCTACCTCCTTTACGAACGTTCCGATGAAACAGGAAAGCCAAAAATCCCTTCTCATTATCTGATAGATTGCATTCAGGGCAGAAAAGGTCTGCCTGTGGTTAGGAAAGACAATCCGGAAAAATCCGAATGCATCTTGTCTGTCCCCAGAGGTATAAAAAGTAAGCTTTGTAATCAGGAAATATTCTTACTTACCCCCAAGGAAATTGGCATTCGTATTGCGCTCGAAGGAGTAAACCCCATACCTTTTTTACAATCATTGAATGTGAATCCTGATACCTTTATCCGGTCTCAACTGGCTTTAAACCGTATTGAGAGTTATTATACCTATTTAACGGCGTATGACGGGATTGTTGATAATGTGCCACAATGGTGGAATGAACAGAAAATTCTCGGTTTTAGTCCTACTGCTTTGGAGATGTTTGGCGTATGCCCGTTTAAATTCTTTGCAGAAAAAATCCTGAGATTGGAACCTATGAATGAACCGGGGAAAGATATGGCAACAACTCCTGCTGATCTGGGAGTACTTTGCCACAATATATTGAGAGATTTTTATCAAACATTACTAGCAAAAGGGTATTTTTATAAAGAAACGGATGTTGTAAATCCTATAGCACTTTTGCATCAGATTACCCGGAAATATTTCAGTGACAGGGAGTCACGTGTTCCGGTTCCCTATCCGGTTATCTGGGAATTGGAAAAAGAGGCGATACTTGCTTCTTTGACAAATTTTATCATTGGCGATCTTAAACAACTTGAACAAAGTGGCTATGTGCCCACCTTTCTTGAAAAGAATGTAAAGATCAGTCCGGTGAAAACCTTGTCTGATAATATGCAAAAAATACTGTTTAAAGGAAAAATTGATCGTATCGATATAAAGAAATCGGAAAATGGGATGGTTTTCCGTGTAGTGGATTACAAAACAGGAAAGCATTCGAAGGAAAATATGATAAGGTCTGTTATTCGTGGTCAGAAACTGCAGCTTCCTTTCTATATCATTATGGCGGAATATCTTTTGTCAAAGAAATTAGAGGGAAATTTGTCAGGATTTCTGACAGAGCTGGAAAAGGCATACTTCACATATGTTGTACAAACAGATGATAAAAACGGAGAGGGAGGCATCCCCGAAAAGATTATTGCAGGGAGCGATTGGGAAGAATACGGGGAGCAATGCCTGGACGCTGTAAAAGTATTTTTGGAGTATATCCGGAAAGGTATCTTTCCGGTTTCTCCTTTTGATGACGATCAGAAATGTGAATGGTGTGAATTTGCTGCTCTGTGCCGCAGGGGTAATCAGCCGTTGCGGTTCAGGCTGGAAAATGATAAAAGACTGACGAAGTACCGTGAGATTAACAGCAGGACTATCAAAACAAAAGATAAAAAAAGAGAAGGTGCATCAGACACGTAG
- the arcC gene encoding carbamate kinase, whose protein sequence is MIYVKNKVMVIALGGNALIKEGQRGTVSEQFENIRTSLDSIIACLKQGYMVILTHGNGPQVGNMLLMAEASRNHVPELTLGICVADTEGAIGYMIQQSLTNRLRKEGIDRCVVTILTQVVVDKNDPAFLNPTKPIGPFFSRKEAERFRQEKGWHIKEDSHRGFRRVVSSPVPLEIVEVRAIKRLLEAGEIVIAAGGGGIPVIIRDDGDMEGVDVVIDKDLASGVLAKDIKANCLAMLTDVEYVFLNFRQPGERPLAKLTIKEAQQYLSEGHFPPGSMGPKIQAAINFLNRGGEFVIITSLDKVEDALQGKTGTIITRV, encoded by the coding sequence ATGATTTATGTAAAAAACAAGGTTATGGTAATTGCTTTGGGTGGGAATGCCCTTATTAAGGAAGGGCAGCGGGGTACTGTCTCGGAACAATTTGAAAATATACGCACTAGTCTCGATAGTATTATTGCCTGTTTAAAACAAGGGTATATGGTAATTCTTACTCATGGGAACGGGCCTCAGGTAGGTAATATGTTACTCATGGCAGAGGCCAGCAGAAATCATGTGCCTGAACTTACCCTTGGTATATGCGTCGCAGATACCGAGGGTGCCATAGGATATATGATCCAGCAATCCCTGACCAACCGGTTACGAAAAGAGGGTATAGACCGGTGTGTAGTTACCATCCTTACACAGGTTGTTGTTGATAAAAATGATCCGGCATTCCTGAATCCAACGAAGCCTATCGGGCCATTTTTCTCCAGAAAAGAAGCAGAACGTTTCCGGCAGGAAAAAGGCTGGCATATAAAGGAAGACAGCCACAGAGGATTTCGCAGGGTTGTTTCTTCACCGGTTCCCCTGGAAATTGTGGAAGTGAGGGCTATTAAAAGGTTATTGGAAGCAGGCGAAATCGTTATTGCAGCCGGCGGTGGCGGCATTCCTGTTATAATCAGGGATGATGGTGATATGGAAGGTGTTGACGTTGTAATTGATAAAGACCTCGCTTCCGGTGTTCTGGCAAAGGATATCAAGGCGAATTGTCTTGCCATGCTTACTGATGTTGAATATGTTTTTTTAAACTTCAGGCAGCCTGGCGAAAGGCCGCTGGCAAAATTGACGATAAAGGAGGCTCAACAGTATTTGTCAGAAGGCCATTTTCCACCGGGAAGTATGGGACCCAAAATACAGGCTGCCATAAATTTCCTGAACCGGGGCGGAGAATTTGTTATTATTACATCTCTTGATAAGGTTGAAGATGCCTTGCAGGGTAAAACAGGTACGATTATAACAAGGGTTTGA
- a CDS encoding SHOCT domain-containing protein, giving the protein MFWFYDPFTWLIFFLVIGLGVYLIVKYELVVMGKKSKDITTDTTDFASGESPLEILEKRFARGEITEHEFERMKKKIEET; this is encoded by the coding sequence ATGTTCTGGTTTTATGACCCGTTTACGTGGCTGATATTCTTTTTGGTAATTGGTTTAGGGGTTTATTTGATTGTAAAATACGAGCTCGTTGTAATGGGAAAAAAGTCTAAAGATATAACTACCGATACTACGGATTTCGCTTCAGGGGAATCGCCTCTGGAAATTTTGGAAAAACGTTTTGCGCGGGGAGAAATTACCGAACATGAATTCGAAAGGATGAAAAAGAAAATAGAAGAAACTTGA
- the mgtE gene encoding magnesium transporter, translated as MDDLIRNSLLQNIHENKWQDIRNQVMKLSVPEIADVFLDIEPDSRLPVLRLLPEKVSVAVFSYIPSELQKELIEHLTTDEKRKLLSLMHPDDRTRLFEGMPDEVTKELLTLLSPEDLQESEELLGYPKESIGRLMTTEYLAVYPDWNIGQALGQIRRYGKLSETVNNMYVIDRHELLLGVITLTDVILSEPSDPIEKIMIKDIVTLNPYDDRERASEIMQEYDITILPVVDSNGVMLGIVTIDDVFDVAVEETTEDFQKSSAVTPFTTSYRGTSIFQLFHKRIVWLILLVFANLASSGVIATFEETLTSYIVLAFFIPLLIDSGGNAGSQSATLMIRSIATGDVAISQWFRTFMKEIGVGLTLGIAMGSAATVLGLFHGGYQIGLVVGISMMSIILIANLIGASLPFIFSRFKMDPAIASGPLVTTIVDVCGLFFYFTIARILLRV; from the coding sequence ATGGATGATTTAATAAGAAATTCATTACTGCAAAACATTCACGAAAATAAATGGCAGGATATCAGGAATCAGGTTATGAAACTTTCTGTACCTGAGATCGCGGATGTTTTTTTAGATATAGAGCCTGATTCAAGATTGCCGGTTCTCCGCCTTTTGCCGGAAAAGGTATCTGTTGCGGTATTTTCTTATATCCCCTCTGAACTTCAGAAAGAATTGATAGAACATCTGACCACAGATGAAAAAAGAAAATTACTGTCGTTAATGCACCCTGATGACCGGACTAGATTATTTGAAGGAATGCCTGATGAAGTAACGAAAGAACTGCTTACCTTACTAAGCCCTGAAGACCTTCAGGAATCGGAAGAGCTTCTTGGATATCCTAAAGAAAGTATTGGCCGGTTAATGACAACCGAATATCTTGCTGTTTATCCTGACTGGAATATTGGACAGGCGTTGGGACAAATACGCAGATATGGGAAATTGAGTGAAACGGTAAACAACATGTATGTTATTGACAGGCATGAATTATTGCTCGGAGTAATTACCTTAACAGACGTTATTCTCAGCGAGCCTTCCGACCCGATTGAAAAAATTATGATAAAAGATATCGTAACCCTAAACCCCTATGATGATCGTGAACGCGCTTCAGAAATAATGCAGGAATACGATATAACGATACTTCCTGTCGTTGATTCAAATGGTGTTATGCTCGGTATTGTTACCATTGATGACGTTTTTGATGTTGCTGTGGAGGAAACGACAGAAGATTTCCAGAAATCCTCTGCTGTTACACCGTTCACTACCAGCTATCGCGGAACAAGCATCTTCCAGCTCTTCCATAAGAGAATCGTATGGCTGATACTTCTTGTATTCGCCAACCTTGCATCGTCAGGGGTAATTGCAACCTTTGAAGAAACGCTTACCTCGTATATAGTGCTTGCCTTTTTTATTCCTCTTTTGATTGACAGCGGGGGAAACGCAGGATCTCAATCTGCAACCCTGATGATCCGGTCTATTGCTACCGGTGATGTTGCTATTTCCCAATGGTTTCGTACCTTTATGAAGGAAATAGGTGTTGGTTTAACACTGGGCATTGCAATGGGCAGCGCAGCTACAGTACTGGGATTATTCCATGGAGGATACCAGATTGGACTTGTCGTAGGGATTTCTATGATGTCAATTATCCTTATAGCCAATCTCATCGGAGCATCACTTCCTTTTATATTCAGCCGGTTTAAAATGGATCCGGCAATTGCAAGCGGCCCGCTTGTTACGACAATTGTTGATGTTTGCGGATTATTCTTTTACTTCACGATAGCCCGTATTCTGCTACGTGTCTGA
- a CDS encoding metallophosphoesterase, which translates to MLKKTKIFLLIYSLLIGFFLFPQLIYAGGLHFIAYGDTRQNIQTMEKPQRKHDAIAKVISQMEPDFVLFSGDMIYYNEFDRFLEIIARNYAGEKMIPLYPAIGNHEIIVTEKVDSLIREIMEIIQKEEIHLSAATMENMLTASKLKDLWLKLSEEIASMKESQIKTRSHQVLHKEFKDRLDPAYTSYLNEVLDDGANGRSWYSFLRKVNGLNIKFIVLNSLLPDDEEQLQWFLEELKHFGGPKVVLQHYPPYSIGNYGYKSLTDKQSWEYRFRERYTRFFNDVSNNIVLIMSGHDHNYQRIGRVDESGNVQIPVYVITGGGGADLSGTGEYNISEISFDGFRCMEFSTAYHFLDIIADTDDKNNILLECKVFGLRYDITKGLPCDDTFVREFEKDHLELIDQFMIRCQK; encoded by the coding sequence ATGCTAAAAAAAACTAAAATATTCTTACTGATATATAGCCTCCTTATTGGTTTTTTTCTTTTTCCTCAGCTCATTTATGCAGGGGGATTGCATTTTATTGCATATGGAGATACCCGCCAGAATATACAGACAATGGAAAAACCACAGCGAAAACATGATGCTATTGCAAAAGTTATAAGCCAGATGGAGCCTGATTTTGTTTTATTTTCGGGAGACATGATTTACTATAACGAGTTTGACCGGTTTCTGGAAATAATTGCCAGGAACTATGCTGGAGAGAAGATGATTCCTCTCTATCCTGCCATTGGCAATCACGAGATTATAGTTACGGAAAAGGTAGATTCGCTGATACGTGAAATAATGGAAATAATACAAAAAGAAGAAATTCATTTATCGGCAGCTACTATGGAAAATATGTTGACAGCTAGTAAGCTAAAAGATCTGTGGCTAAAATTATCAGAGGAAATTGCATCTATGAAGGAATCACAGATAAAGACAAGGAGCCACCAGGTATTACATAAAGAATTTAAGGATAGGTTAGATCCTGCATACACCTCTTATCTGAACGAGGTGCTTGATGATGGTGCAAATGGGCGGTCATGGTATTCCTTTCTACGTAAGGTGAATGGATTAAACATAAAATTTATTGTCTTAAATTCCTTATTACCCGATGACGAGGAGCAGCTTCAATGGTTTCTGGAGGAATTAAAACATTTTGGCGGGCCTAAGGTTGTACTTCAGCATTATCCGCCCTATTCTATAGGAAACTATGGTTATAAAAGCCTGACGGATAAGCAATCCTGGGAGTACAGATTCCGGGAGCGATACACAAGGTTTTTTAATGATGTATCCAATAATATTGTATTGATTATGAGCGGTCATGATCATAACTATCAGCGAATAGGCAGGGTGGATGAATCAGGGAATGTGCAAATACCTGTTTATGTTATCACAGGGGGAGGTGGTGCTGATTTATCTGGCACGGGCGAATATAATATTTCTGAAATTTCATTTGATGGTTTTCGTTGTATGGAATTTTCAACTGCCTATCACTTTCTGGATATCATAGCAGATACGGACGATAAAAATAATATATTGTTAGAATGTAAAGTCTTTGGCCTTCGGTATGATATAACAAAGGGGTTGCCTTGTGACGACACCTTTGTGAGGGAATTTGAAAAAGACCATTTAGAACTTATTGACCAATTTATGATAAGGTGCCAAAAATAA